A region from the Polaribacter sp. Hel1_33_78 genome encodes:
- a CDS encoding Crp/Fnr family transcriptional regulator, producing MSELEKILNIEADSNLKHFKKGGFIQQPNQLKANAIFVKKGLIRSYIIDSTGKEHIYMFASEGWITGDIEAVEFNEPTTLYIDCLENSEVIVLKKDYLKEADLSKDKLLQNMKKMSRNLGKMQRRILMLIGSPAVDRYNYFLETYPELPNRVPQKMIASYLGIMPQTLSTIRSKIAKGK from the coding sequence ATGAGTGAATTAGAAAAAATCCTAAACATCGAAGCTGACTCCAACCTTAAGCACTTTAAAAAAGGGGGATTTATTCAACAACCGAACCAGTTAAAAGCCAATGCAATCTTCGTTAAAAAGGGACTTATTAGAAGTTACATTATCGACAGCACTGGAAAAGAACACATCTATATGTTCGCCTCTGAAGGATGGATTACAGGAGACATTGAAGCTGTAGAATTTAATGAACCGACTACGTTATACATTGATTGCCTAGAAAATTCAGAGGTAATAGTATTAAAGAAAGATTACCTAAAGGAAGCTGACCTTTCAAAAGACAAATTACTGCAAAACATGAAGAAGATGTCTCGAAACCTTGGAAAGATGCAACGCAGGATACTCATGCTTATTGGTTCACCCGCTGTTGACCGTTATAATTATTTTTTAGAAACATATCCAGAGCTACCTAATAGAGTCCCTCAAAAAATGATAGCTTCTTACTTAGGCATCATGCCACAAACGTTAAGCACAATAAGGAGCAAAATAGCTAAAGGAAAATAA
- a CDS encoding adenylate/guanylate cyclase domain-containing protein: MNSLVSHKIQLFKENQEINCPDTSTILEATLAAGFNHAHACGGIATCSTCKVRIIEGLEKCNPRNKEEQKMAEKLNFPSDIRLACQTNIIGNISIRRMVSDKLDMDIISEQFSKDSEIALGSEQKLTIVFTDIIDYTPLAEKLPSYDIVHILNRYYRIMNVIIQDYKGFISDVAGDGVLAVFGTDKKSNNSVLDAIQAIEEMNEKLELFNKYLDENFNIKFRIRAGVHYGNVILGPFNTRNMKKLAVIGDNVNYASRIESANKELDTKLLLSEEAYQEVKETYPKHNSFQTTLKGKTGQYNLYEIL; the protein is encoded by the coding sequence ATGAATAGTTTGGTATCACATAAAATCCAATTGTTTAAAGAGAATCAAGAGATTAATTGTCCTGACACCAGTACCATATTAGAAGCCACCTTAGCTGCTGGCTTTAATCACGCGCATGCCTGTGGAGGAATAGCAACATGCTCTACTTGCAAGGTTCGTATAATAGAAGGATTAGAAAAATGTAATCCACGAAACAAGGAAGAGCAAAAAATGGCCGAAAAATTAAATTTTCCTTCAGACATTCGTCTGGCTTGCCAAACCAATATAATTGGCAATATATCAATCCGAAGAATGGTATCGGACAAATTGGATATGGACATTATATCCGAACAGTTTTCTAAAGATTCAGAAATCGCTCTTGGGAGTGAACAAAAGTTGACTATAGTATTTACCGATATTATTGACTATACGCCCTTAGCAGAAAAACTTCCTTCTTATGATATAGTTCATATTCTTAATCGATATTATCGAATTATGAATGTGATTATTCAAGATTATAAGGGATTTATTAGCGATGTAGCTGGGGATGGTGTTTTGGCTGTTTTTGGAACGGATAAAAAAAGTAATAATTCCGTTTTGGATGCAATTCAGGCAATAGAAGAAATGAATGAAAAATTAGAACTGTTTAATAAATATCTTGATGAAAATTTTAATATAAAATTTAGAATTCGTGCAGGGGTTCATTACGGGAACGTCATTCTAGGACCCTTTAATACCAGGAATATGAAGAAATTGGCAGTTATAGGTGATAATGTAAATTATGCCAGTCGTATTGAATCCGCTAACAAAGAGCTTGACACTAAACTTTTACTTTCTGAAGAGGCTTATCAAGAAGTAAAAGAAACATACCCAAAGCATAATTCGTTTCAGACTACCTTAAAAGGTAAGACAGGACAATATAACCTTTATGAAATCTTATAA
- a CDS encoding DoxX family membrane protein — protein sequence MKKVKIIVRILLGLMVLIFGLNKFLQFMPMPQLPESAGEFMGALVKSGYLMQAVAIVEIVTGIMLLINRFQALALVILFPVLLNAFWFHLFLDPAWIAGAFIAIAMNQFLFFANKESYKSILKFKETHNEKAI from the coding sequence ATGAAAAAAGTAAAAATTATTGTACGAATCCTCTTAGGATTAATGGTTCTGATATTTGGACTAAATAAATTTCTACAATTTATGCCCATGCCTCAATTGCCAGAATCGGCTGGTGAATTTATGGGAGCCTTAGTTAAAAGTGGCTACTTAATGCAGGCAGTGGCCATCGTAGAGATTGTAACAGGAATAATGCTGTTAATCAACAGATTTCAAGCATTAGCATTAGTAATACTATTCCCCGTATTACTGAATGCCTTTTGGTTCCATCTTTTCTTAGATCCTGCATGGATTGCTGGAGCTTTTATAGCCATAGCAATGAACCAATTCTTATTCTTTGCTAATAAGGAATCATATAAATCAATACTAAAGTTTAAAGAAACACATAATGAAAAAGCAATATAA